The Brassica rapa cultivar Chiifu-401-42 chromosome A10, CAAS_Brap_v3.01, whole genome shotgun sequence genome segment ttaaaaaatatattgtcaagagtttcaaaataaataaaagataatatatagttgtagatataaaagtttaacatatcttaataaagttatttttgtataaaaatattatatagttcacgaattttaactcattttaatgatgagtgataatttatttaaatgaaacaattaaaaaataaaatttgttaatttacctatttaatataattttatcatatttaattctTATAgaacttctatttttatataatacagaatctaatcatataatttattaaaaaatattatataatttttattttctttttttataaaaatttttagttaacattgatttataacaatattatattattgattacgaaattaattaatatattattttataaaaatatttaaattttaagtaagattttgttagattctttctcaacagattttgttataatttaaatttatagttggtttattattaatgtaagtAATCAAATATGTCATCTTAACTATTTCTGTAGGTGGTCCTACTATGACTTGctaatggtagataaaaatagaaccctaaattaatagattagatagatATCCAAGGAACCAAACACATTTCTATATCCAAACACGTGCTATTCTAATGGAAGtccaaaaataaatgataactggtaaatggtagataaaaaataggactctattttaatagattagatataataatactatattgaTAAGAATTTTAAGTGAGTATCTCACCAATGGAAGTCCAAAATTAGCATAAGTCTCTCAAATTAAATAACactaaaaatattgattttatattaatGAGAGACTTAATGAATCAATCTCTCATCACTAATGATGCTCTTAGTTCTTGAACTATATAAACCCATGGATGCTAGCGTCTATTATACAGAGATCAATTTATTGCATTAACACTTCAAAGACTATATATACCTTAGCTTCATTAAGAGAGAGAGTCATCATATACTACATGGCCAGAGCCGTGCTTAGAGGCTTTTGAAAAAGGCATTTGCCTAGGGCCcccaaattttgtaaaaattttaGGGCcccaaattacaaaaaaaaaatacttttacataGTAGTTAACATATTCTcttagttaaatttttatttttatttgaatttaaattggACTTTTGTTTTAAGTAATTAGGTTTGTGATCATTTttgctatattttaaataaaactataaagattatacttctaaaaaactgtaaatatttgatcacattggtcttttcttttatatgctatgagttagatttattttatatacttatgagaatttgataaagaaaatacaatattttcaatatatagtttattatagttaatttaaATGCTAAGATTTACATTTTTGACAGCTAATAACAtttcaatcaaaaatttatatctttgtatttatattacaaattcatacattttgttcatgatttaaaagaaatttaaaaaatgtttatgtaataattcaaaacttttgagtgttatatatatatatattattattaaaaatatatcatgtaaaatatatttttaaactcgCCTCGGGCCTCCAAaaaccttcgcacggcactgtaCATGGCAAGTGTCAATATATGGGGTTGTCTCGTTTTTCTTCTACTACTCTCAGTGCACCAATGTCGATCTTTGGTCGTACAAGAGCGACTTTCCGGTTCAAGCCGTGTGATGAAGATTAGAAGTGAGCTTTTTGAGAGGCTAAAAGAGCTGAATGCTAAATTAGAAGGTGAAGGCGTGGTCTTCGGCAATACTCTTGACTCGAAGCGGCTCAGCCCCGGTGGTCCTGACCCAAATCATCACTAACGAAGGAGGAGACAACAATTCTGCATGTGTTTTTTGAACTTTTTGATTTTGTTGGAGAAGTTTAATATTATTACAACTTTTTGAACTTAACTGTAAGAGCAACATTATCGGGGACAAACTGTGTggatttctaaaaaaaataaaaaaaaaattattttaactatattaatgtatttcatttcatttcatttaatTAATTGAATCTCTAGTTATTTGACATCTATCGGGTTAGTTTGCAAACCTGTCATCATTGTTTCGCCTCGACCACTTctattctctttcttctttgtgtatttttttttattatttttttagtagTTAATATTAAGAATCTCTCTTAATAACCTACCGTTAAAGGTGCTCTAACGGTGTAGTGTTTAATTTCACTGACACCGGATTGTAAACATTCAAGCTTAAATCTTCAAAGTTAAAAGATGTGTGACCTAAAAGCAGCTTGTTTGATCTATAAACATATGTAGAATTTTCTTATGGCACAATTCTATCTCTTTCCACTAATGTGTTGCTGGTTACATTATCTCATATGCATTGTCTTGGTTATTTGAGGCTCTATGTTAAGATTTAAGCTTCATCTGCTGTCTTGTGAGATTTTCTCTATAATATGTAGGTTTTAGAGAGAATTTACCTGcatatttgaatttttgaaacGGGGGGGGGGGGAAAATTAACGAGTGCGGTAGCAAAATTTTGGTGGAGTCCTGTAGGTAGCACAAAAGGACTACATTGGAAATCTTGGGATAAGGTATGTGTTAGCAAGGAAGATGGGGGATTAGGTTTTAAGGATATAACTGATTTCAATACAGCAATGTTCGGTAAGCAGTTATGGAGGCTAATAGAAAAGCCACACACGTTATTCTCTCGGGTATTTAAGGGTAGGTATTTTAGGAATGCCTCACCACTTGAACCGGTTCGATCATACTCTCCGTCATACGACTGGAGGAGTATTgtctctgctagatctctggtaagcaaatgactaatcaaaagggtgggaacatGATCTTCTATATCAGTATGGAACGATccttggctcccaaccactcgcccgagaccagccaataaaaatcaacacaatttGTTTCCAGACCTTACAGTGGATTCCCTTATTGATTCCACTTCGCGAAGATGGAATTCACAGGTTCTTCGGACATTGGTGGACCCATAGGATgtgaaaattatagaaagtatTCTTTTGAGTAGATATCATATGGCAGATAGGAATAGATGGCATTTCACAAATAATGGAAAATTTACGGTCAAATCAGGATATCAAGTGGAGAGGATTTACCCGGATAGGGAGAGAATACCGTCATTCATTGGTCCTATGGTTGATGTTCTAAAGGCTTTTTGCTGGAAAATCCGGTGTCCACCAAAGATGAAACATTTTCTTTGGCAACTGATCTCAGGATGTATAGCAGCCAAGAAGAATTTGCAGGCAAGAGGGATGCAAGGGGATATATGTTGTGCAAGATGTGGAGCAGAGGAGGAATCGAttaaccatgtgttttttgagtGCCCTCCAGCTATTCAGGTGTGGGCTCTGTCAAAGATCCCAACAAATCAAGCTATTTTTCCGACAGATTCTTTATTtacaaatatggatcatctattcTGGAGAGTCGGTCCACCTATGGAAGATAATTAATTTGCATGGATActttggtacatttggaaaTGAAGAAATAATAAGGTTTTTAGTAATCTGGAGATAGATCTTAGGGATACTCTTAAATTGGCTGAGACGGAATCAACACTCTGGGTTGATGCCCAGTTGCAGAAAGATCAGAAGATGGGAGCAGAGCCTCAAGTTACGCTTCCTCCGTTGATTCCCGGcagatggtgttttacagatggATCATGGAAAGAGGGGGATATGTTCTCTGATCAGGGCTGGTTCAGTACTTTAGTTGGATTTGTGGGTCTGATGGGAGCTAGGAATGTAAGagcgtctctctctctcctctgcaTGCAGAGTTCGAGGCGTTactatgggcaatggaatgtatgagaaacttaagacaatttcaggttacgttcGCAACGgactgttctcaattggtgaagatggtttcagaaccagaagaatgaccagcttttgcaaattatttggaagaCATCAGGAATCTGAAAGAGAGTTTTACATATTCAGAGATAATACATGTACCAAGGACGCAAAATAAAAAGGCGGATAATCTAGCACGCAGTGCCAGAAAACAGctgtctttcgtcgttcacatggaccAATATTTCCCGGTGTAGTTTACACAGTTTATATAAGTTTGTAAtgttgtcgacaaaaaaaaaatgtttatgaattttTGAGACCCACAAGTACATAGTGAAGACTGTCAGCATTATTTTCAACACAAATTAAATACGAGATAGTTCATCAATAAGGAACACTTCATCTTATatgtatctcttttttttttgtaacttatgtatctaattttttttgaaaagtgtAAGTTTAGAAAATAGTGTAACAAAGAGACACTTGAAAGTTCGATAAAGGGGAGGTGGTAACGTTAAATTTAATGTggatttaaatatttagaatatttaacattgacaaacatatatatatattaaagtctTCAAAATTTAATCTAAATAGGAACCACAACACTAGTTGACACTAAATCTTATATCTAAACTAAATGATTTTACATATCAAATGATTTTGAAACTATTATTGTTGGATGATTCACAGTACTATTTAAAATTGACGGCAAAACATACCacaatttgaatatatattttattcataaatGAAAATGTCAATTGGAATATTACGAACCTATTTTAAAGCaccattttagaaaaaaatatatcaagaaaaagatatataatcgtttctcctctttttttttcctaataaGTTTATGATATAGAGGGCTTAAAAGATGCTATTTTGGGTCAAATTGATTTGATGTCGGCCCAACCCTAAAAAGATCCGGGTCGGGTAAGGAAAAATCAAATCTCAAACGCTGGTTGTTGTTGTCGTCTCTGCGGCGCCTTCTCTCTCTCCAAAATCGCGCAGGTAAAGCTTTCTCCGATTCACCTCTTTTAAGATCAATATTCCCCCACACATACCTTCTTCTTCACTCAGAGTCTTTCTCCTTTGTTCCCAAGGTTTTGTGTCGATCTCGGAGCTCAGAGATTCGAATGACCTAATTGTCACCGTGGGGGATTCTTATTCACTCTGCAATCTACTCGAATTCATCTCGGCAACCTTAAAGTGGATCGAAAGAAAGTTTACACACTCTCTGAATCGATCGAAAGAAAGAAAGGTTCCGCcttgaaattagggtttctcGGGCGGCTTTTCACGGTGGATGATATTGGTCCTTCTGATTCGAGGGGTTTCTGCTAGATTTAAGCTAGAGAAGTGAAGAAAGGCGTTAAATTTAGTTCATGTATGGCTTCGGAGCCTGTTAACGATGGAGGAAGAGAGAAGCAGAGCATTAGAGTTTACACTAGGAAAGGTAAAGGTCAGAGGAAACA includes the following:
- the LOC103844059 gene encoding CLAVATA3/ESR (CLE)-related protein 3, coding for MLASIIQRSIYCINTSKTIYTLASLRERVIIYYMASVNIWGCLVFLLLLSVHQCRSLVVQERLSGSSRVMKIRSELFERLKELNAKLEGEGVVFGNTLDSKRLSPGGPDPNHH